Part of the Prionailurus bengalensis isolate Pbe53 chromosome B3, Fcat_Pben_1.1_paternal_pri, whole genome shotgun sequence genome is shown below.
TAAACCCGTTTTGCTGCTTAGTCCTTCAAATGACATTGTTACTACTTTCAGTATAGCTGTAGTTTATTCTTGTTTTAGGGTGTTGAAGCCTCTAGGAggctaacttttatttttttcttacgcACTTGTGCCATTATTAGCTTATCTGTGTAAATGATTAAACATGAAGTCAGAAGGTAAAAGAGCTCAGTAAATTAGACATTCACATTGTAGTTAATATTCTTTGAATATTCTGATATGCTTCTTTGGTGATGCATTTATAgtatctattatttcttcacatttttttcttttttccttcatgagatttttaatttagaatgctTTTTCTGGGCTATGGATTTAGCTGCATGCCATTGTCCCCGCAATCTAGCCAATTCACACTGATCTAGGAATTCTATTCTGTGACAGATTTGTTGCCCAGTTCTGGATCCCATTAGTGTAGCCAAGTCCATAATCTCCTTGGATGTCAAAAGTGTATAGTGCttagaaacaaaagataaaagcaaTTTGGTCAatggtgttaaaaaaaatcctgcatgTGTATGTAATAACACTTGTCATTTGGCGACTTAGGGTCTCCTGTTTAGAAATGGTTGTAATTCATAATGAAGGTGGATGTTCGAACTTTCAAGTAAATTAACTTTGAATTCCATCttgtgaaaaaggaagaaattccaATTTGTGCCCAAAATCTTAGAGACATTAGAAGTTTTTAGAACCAGTTAGAGTCATTACAGAGTTTAAGTCAAGTTAAGAGAAGGGAGCCCAATAGCAGAAACTTAGTTTGGGGATTTTCAGTTCATCAAGGGCTAGCAGTTAAGAGTGTAGACTCTAGAGTCAGTCTGCCAAACAGATCTCTCCTGTACCACGTACTGGCTTTCTAACTCTAGGCACGTTACTCTACCTCTCTAATGCTCTGTTTCTTCATCCAAAAAGTAGGAATAAGAGGAATAGTTGCTTCAGAGCTGTgaaaactaaatgagataatctacATAAAGTGCTTAAAATGCCTGACAGTAGGCACTCGATAAGTTTTAGCTAGAATTATTcgattttttgagcacctaccacATGTGCTAAGCACTATGTCAGGCATACCACAGGCAGTTTATAGAGGGAAGTGGTTTGACACCTATTCCTGTGATGTTTACTTAAGTCTGTTCACATATCTGTGGGCTCCTTGTCTAACACGAATAGTTCAAACAGCTGTAGCTTTATAAAAACCTCTAGCTCATGAAGCTCCTTATAGCACTGATTGTGGGTACTGCTTATTTGGTATGTGCTATTTTACTCCTGTTGGTGACCTTATTTTCTCAGCTAGGTTGTAAGTCTTTCAGGAACAGGAACTATACCTAAAAGTTTTCTTCCACAACTAACAGTCATTGAATATGTGCTGGATAAAGTGTTTATTGATGAAAGTGATAATGCAAAGTGAAATCTTAGCATTTAAAATAGGTTAAGAAACTGGGTTTTTCAGAAAGAATCTATGGCTGGAAAAATCCACAGTATTAAGAGCAGTGGAACTTAGGTTGTATTAACTATGATAACTAGCCAAAGCTACAAGATACAATTATGCTTATTTTCAAAAAGCTAcataatgtgaaaataataattgGATGATGGGGACAAAAGTCTCAGAACATGCTAAGAAAAGCAGGAGCAGGAAAAGGAGGATAGTATAAATGTGTCAGATTTTTAATATCTCTGGAGTGATAGTAGAAATGGCATATCGTTTAATATCTGCATCCATAAACTGTGAAATATAAGTTTAGCAATATCATTTAAAGAcgggaaacaggggcgcctgggtggcgcagtcggttgagtgtccgacttcagccaggtcacgatctcgcggtccgtgagctcgagccccgcgtcaggctctgggctgatggctcggagcctggagcctgtttcccattctgtgtctccctctctctctgcccctcccccgttcatgctctgtctctctctgtcccaaaaataaaataaacgttgaaaaaaaaaataaaaaataaagacggGAAACAGCCactactagaaataaaaatagactacTGTATGTTCTAAGTAACCGAGGAGATAGGTAGAGGAAAGTTTGATGGGTTAGGGCTTTTAAGGAAGcatgataattactttaaatcaCTAATGGAGAACTGTTTTTCTTCCAGACAAGATGAACCTTCCAACAGCAGCCAAGAAATAAACTCTGATGACAGGCGACCCCAATGGAGACGAGAAGACCGAATCCCTTACCAAGACAGAGAGAGCTACAGTCAGCCAACATGGCATCATCGCGGACCTCCTCAGCGAGACTGGAAGTGGGAGAAAGATGGCTTTAATAATAGTAGGAAAAACAACTTTCCACATTCTTTGAGGAATAATGGTGGACCAAGAGGATGTTCTGGGTGGCATAAGGGTGTTGCAGGAGGCTCCACGACTTGGTTTCACAACCATAGTAATTCTGGAGGTGGTTGGCATGCAAATAGTGGAACGGTAGATTGGAATCATAGTGGTACAGGAAGGAATTCCAGTTGGCATTCTGAAGGAACAGGTGGCTTTTCCAGTTGGCATCTGAACAGCAGTAACGGAAACTGGAAATCCAGTGTACGTAGTACAAATAGTTGGAATTACAGTGGCCCCGGAGACAAATTTCAGCCAGGCAGAAACAGAAACTCTAACTGTCAGATGGAAGACTTACCTATGCTGTGGAATAAGAAATCTAAGTCTAACAAATACAGTCAGGATAGATACAGTTGGCAGCGGCAAGAAAGCGACAAAGTTGGTGCGGCTGCCACATACAGAGGGCCTTCTGAAGGATTTACAAGCGATACGTTTCCTTCAGAAGGCTTACTTGACTTCAATTTTGAGCAGCTAGAAAGCAAAACTACTAAACAAACAGATACCATAGCTTCCAAAACTGGTGGGAAGAACAGCAGTGTAGCAAGGGAAAAACTCCGCCGCTGGACTCCTTACCCTTCCCAGAAGACTCTGGATTTACAATCCGCAATGAAAGAAGGCGCTGGAAACAAGGCAGAAATGATAGATAAGCCTCTCTTTGGCTTTAGCTTGACAACCACAGGAGCAGCAGAGCCCCAGAATGATGGAAAAAGTAACTCCCCGACgctgaaaacacaaaaagaaacacatactGGATTGCTTAGTCACAAAGCCCCTTCTGACTGCACTGCTCCCTATGAGGCGGTGAGAGATTGCCCCGTCACAGAGAAACACGAACAAGAGCTTAACTTAAGTAAGATGCCATCACTGAAATCTGCACTCCTTCCAATTCCAGTCACTAAATCAGTTCCCCAGAGCCCAGATTTAAAGAATCCctcaaaaaacaccaaaacaaattctttttttcctggagaacACTCAAATCCCTTGAACAAACCCACTGTGGCAGACAGTCATGGGTCTTACATGACCAAATTGCAAAGTTCATGTCCTCGTGTTTTAAAAGGGAATAAAAGTACATTTGGCACTCAGGTGGAACCTGATAAAAATGTAAGTGATACATTACAAAAAGCCAAAGAGGTGCTACAGTGTCATGAATCACTGCAAAATCCACTCCTTAGCACTTCTAAAAGGACCAGGAACTATGCAAAAGCAAGTAGGAATGTAGAAGAGTCTGAAAAAGGATCTTTGAAGATAGAGTTCCAGGTACGCACATTAGAAGATGAAAGTGATGGGGAGCTATCTGACACAGAAAAGCATGGAACAAAAATTGGAGCCCTGGGTTCTGCACCTACAGAAATTTTATCCTGCAGCACTCACATCACTGATGAGAAAGACAGGGATGAGCAAAACTTGAAAACACGTAGAAAACTATCCACTAACGCGTGTAATTCAACAGTTCATCAGAAAGAACCTGAGCTACAAATGACGTCTGCAGCCAGTCCACACTCTGGCCTACTGCTAGACTTGAAAACTTCTCTAGAAGATGCACAGGTTGATGACCCTGTTAAATCTCATGTGTCTTACGCAACAGAAGGTTTCGAGAGTGCTAGCTTGGATGCAGAGCTTCAAAAAAACGATATCGGTCCGTCCTCAGGCCCTCTTCTGCCTGACCTCAGTAAGCTTGgctttcctgcctctctccagaGAGATCTAACCAGGCACATCAGTTTAAAGAGCAAAACTGGAGTACACCTTCCTGAGCCAAACCTCAATAGTGCTCGCCGCATACGCAATATCAGTGGTCATCGAAAGGGTGAAACGGAGAAGGAGTCTGGGCTCAAGCCAACCCTTCGGCAGATTCTAAATGCATCCCGGAGAAATGTCAACTGGGAACAGGTCATCCAGCAAGTAACCAAGAAAAAGCAAGAGCTAGGCAAAGGCTTGCCCAGGTGTGTGCTTCTTTTTAgtgtccatttctctctctctttttaaacttaACCCTTTGCCCCTGGCCAAGAGAATTCTATTTGTTGTATTTAATTAAATGCTTGCAAAAAATACATGTTGTAGATGTCTGGTTTAAATATTAAAGAGTGACTGCTACTCTCTAACAACGCAATAAAGTGTTTCCTAACAGGGAATTCAGGTTGCAAGGAAGCACATCAACCtctaagaaatgaaatgagatggggatgtggaaaaaaatgatCAGAAGTCCATCACTTTAGTTATAGAGGCCAGAAAGTAACAGCATAAAAAAGTATATCAGTAGATTTGTATCTATCTCTAGATCTTAATGACTGGTACAGTTTTTAAGTGTAATTGTTCTTACGACCTTTTACTCAGAATCTACGAATAGTTACCCTTCTGTATTTATTCCGGGCACTATATTCGTGATCATAGAATACTTTCTCTTAAGTACTTGTGTCATGTTTTGGCTGTTCATCTTATGCTGAGATACTAAACTTTTCTGAATGGTAAAGCAGCATTCAGTGTAGGTTTGCTACTTGAAAATCAACCTGCTGTGTTATATAGCCCTTCAAGCTTTAAATTTTATCCTTGATGAAATAGCGTATTTATTGTGCACTCTTTTCCATAACTTGAGTATTGAGATTATAAAGTTCTTATCCTTAGCCCTGTGCCTGTCATTTGttgaatgctcagtaaatatttttgtgtgtgtttggtttgtgtgctgttaaaaattattatggTTGCTTTAGAAAAGCTCCATGCTAATAAAGCTCTCAATTTTTACTTCTTCAAATGTATTCTCATAACTGTGTACAAATCTCTAATTTAGTACTTGTTATATTACAATACTTACACTAAGGTTATTTATGTCTGGGACACTTATTAGACTGTGAGCTTTTTGAGGGCAGAAACcatcttatttatatttgtactCTCAGTGCATAACAGAGTTTGGCACTTAAGTGATACCCTCTCTTCCTTAATCATGTCtgatttatgggttttttttctttttttcttttttcttcaggttTGGCATAGAAATGGTGCCTCTAGTTCAAAATGAACAAGAGGTCTTGGATTTGGATGAGGAGCCTGATCTGTCTAGTCTCGAAGGATTCCATTGGGAaggtgtttccctttctcctgggTTGGCAAGGAAGCGAAGCCTTTCTGAGAGCAGTGTGATCATGGACAGGGCTCCTTCTGTGTATAGCTTCTTCAGTGAGGAAGGTACAGGCAAAGAAAATGAGCCCCAGCAGATGTTTTCACCTAGTAACGCACTGAGGGCTGCACAGAGTCAGACAACAACCATGGGCCTTAAGCAGGAAGTGAcccctctggctctctccctaaGAACAGATGAAAGGGCTGAAAATGTTGCTACTCAAAGGCGACATAGTGTGCAATTATCCTCTGACCGTTCGATACCTTTGATGCATttggcaaaagacctgaacagccAGGAGAGTTCTACGCCACCTTCAGAGAATCAGAATACCCAGGAGAGTAATGGAGAAGGAAACTCTTTATCATCAAATGCATCCTCAGCCCTTGCAATCTCCAGTTTGGCAGATGCAGCCACAGACAGTAGCTGTACTTCTGGTGCGGAACAAAACGACGGCCAGAGTGTTAGAAAGAAACGAAGAGCTACTGGAGTGAGTATGATTGCCCCTGCTTATTGTTGGACCCTTCATGTGCTGACTCGACTGTTTTAAGAAAgatataactttaattttttctggGTATCTGGGTTGTGTTTTTCCCTACTCTGGAATAGATTTGTGAGGCTTTTACTCTTCCTTTCATATTCTTATCCTACTGGTTCCTTTCACTGAGTAATTCTACTAAGTTAGATGTCAGTGAATATGAATGTACAGTACTAGGAAAATATGAAGTCATCTCTAAAACTGGTCTCCAAGGCAATGATTCTTTGTATCACCTGACTGAGGAGTAAGCCACGTCTTCATCTGTAACTATATCTGTCTTCATGATGCATTCTGTACTGGCCCTGAAGAAAGGCATTCTAATGTTGCATTTGTAGGCCATGAATGCTTGTTAGACCGAGACAATTGGGCTTAACACTAGGGTAGTTTTAATACGATGAGAGTGCATCTATGTGAGCATggtcttacaaatatttttagtcTCTGTTACTCAGTGTTTTGTACCTCAGTTACCCAGCCTGGCCCTTTCAGAATCCATCTTCCACTGAAACCACTTCTCTTCTGGCATCTATGTCACTAACACTGCTTAACCCTTTCAGGAACCCTTTCTGAAAAGAAAGAGTTGCTGGCAGTGATGTAGTCTGGAATGTGGCACTCTGAGAAAATGGACTGTTTGCTTTAATACTGAGGCACTATAGCAGAGTACTTAAGTGCTTGGCTTGTAGACCTGAATTCAAATTCCAACTTTGCCGCTTTGAGTTCGACACTGTAGTGGATATTCTTGGATGAAAGTTTGTCCTATAACAAAGCTAATATCTGGGGGCTTGTCTGTTAGCCCTGTTTAGCTTTTTGTTGTAAAAATTTTGTTGTGAAGATTTTCTAGTAAAGTAGAAACTATGTCActgtgaaatcatatatgtgcaTTACTGGCTTTGTCCATACCTCTATGCCATGCTTTACCAAAGTGAAATGCTTTGCCTAAGCCCCAGGGATTCACCACCTCTAGGATGCTAGGAAAGTACTGGACCTTAGAttctgttctgggtttttttgtttgtttttgttttgttttaaatcgaatacattcaactaatatttgagtCCATAATGTGTGCATGAGATTCCTACTATCTTGTTAGAGATGGTAATAATGTAGAACAGTCTTAGAATTgattcactttttttccttttcggAGAATGGCTTTTCCACATTTAATATTACtcagttttctttatcttctcaGGATGGATCTTCTCCTGAACTCCCAAGTcttgagagaaaaaacaaaagaaggaaaattaaaggaaagaaaggtacAGTGCAAACTATTCTGTCAGAAACAAATTGTTTTTATAGCATTTCAACTTTTTCACAACTTGACAAAGTATAGCTTGGGGATATCAAATACTGTTCACCCACTTAgtattattttttgacatttttgttaTCTTGCTTCAGGGTGTAGAAAAGGTTGATTTTCTCCCATATCCAGTTGCAGCTATAGAAGAAACGTTTGATGCCACATAGACCCATAAGCTAACATTAATGTATATCTTGGACAAATTGAGTTCAGTATGAAGTCAGAAAGTCCCATTTGGGCCTTTTCAGTGATGAAGAGGAATATAGGCCATTTGCTAATAAGAATTTTGTGTCTCTTGATTATTTATCGCCATTTTTCTCAGTTTACATTTTTGAGGCATCTTTGTTGCTTCTCTTACTTGAGTTGAGAGAAGTTATTGGAATGGCTCCCTCACTGATAGGATTCTCTTATTCTTGCTTTCCACTGATTCTGAACCCTTTCCAATGAGAGGGCTAGTATGGGAAGTGATTGGATGAGCCTTGGATGGTTGGATGTTATGGATAAGTGGGTAAAGGATGACCCCAATTTCTGGCTAAGGCatctttggggatgatgaaatCGTTTATTAGAGGTAGAAAACTGCATGAGAGGAGCAGGTTAACGGTAGAGGAAGATGATGAGTTCCCTTTTGGGGGCCTTGAATTAAAGGATCTTAGAGACACCTAAGTAAAATCAAGGTGGTAGTTGGATGTGTGGGTCTGGAGTTTTAGGAAGAGGTCTTGACATAACTGAATGGGAAAGAGACAGACCTAAAGATGACAGATACGCACACGTGGtaggacattttatttaaaatcacttAAATGTACACTTCAAAGCTGTTTTTTCTTTAGGGAGATTTCTCTAATAAAGAGAACTATTTTATGTTAACTAAGAGACTAGAAAAATATGCTTTGGGAAGAGAGTGTAGGCAGTTCACATCTGGGACCCAGTCTAAGCATCCTTGAACCTATGACATACCTCCATCTCACCAATTCTCACTTTTGGTTTAGCTCTGATATCAGGCTTGACCACATGATTTGTGAGATTTGATGAGTCTGCAGTGACCTAttggagaggaaaaacaaaggctTATCCTAGAGAACTGAAGTATTTCCACCTTCTGAGGGCTGTATTATTCAGAAGTCTGCAGTATTAAACTGAGCCTTATGGTTTCTTTTGGCAGAACGTTCTCAGGTTGACCAGCTGCTGAGTATTTCTTTAAGGGAGGAAGAACTAAGCAAATCATTGCAGTGCATGGATAACAACCTTCTGCAAGCCCGTACAGCTCTTCAGACAGCTTATGTTGAAGTTCAGAGGCTACTTATGCTCAAGCAGCAGGTAACAGCGGATGGAACATTTAATGAGAATAGATTATCTCTAAAGTTGGATTTCACAGTGCTTAACagattactttatttttagataaCTATGGAGATGAGTGCACTGCGGACCCATAGAATACAGATTCTGCAGGGATTACAAGGTATTCGGAGAGAATCTGATGGATTGGATCCTCTGTagcttattatttctttgttatctATGCAGGGGAATTAAAGTAGTCGTGAAAAGGTCATAATTTTTCCTCTCCTGTGTCCTTGTTTTCATCCTTCTGTAGAAAGGCCTGTGAGGCTGTGCTCCCTGAAAATGCTTAGCAACAGAGGCAGTATGTTACAGGAAGAGCCTTGTGTTAGGAATCaaaagacctgggttcaaatcttggctcttcCATTAGTAACTATGTGACTTGGgataaatcacttaaaatttgaaaaattggaaTACTAACACCTGTTCTACCCGTGTGCTTGTTGGTTGTATGGATTTTATTTCCTACATTTCAAAGAATGAGGGACTTTAAAGTTCTCCTGTAATCTTTAGAAATACAAACTGGCTCAGAAATGAGTggcttttcagaaaatatttttgcatttgtatgtGCGTATGTTTCCCATTCTAGAAACATATGAACCTTCTGAGCGCCCTGACCAGGTTCCTTATAGCCTTTCACGAGAACAAAGGAACAGTAGATCTCAAACATCTGCTGATGCCACGCTGCTGCCTACTCCCTTTTTCCCAGTATTTCTGGAGCCTCCATCTTCCCATGTGTCTCCATCATCCACCGGAGCCCCTCTCCAAGTAACCACATCTCCTACTTTCCAAGCCCATGGCAGTGTTCCTGCTCCAGACTCCTCAGTTCAGATTAAACAAGAACCCATGTCTCCTGAGCAAGACGAGAATGTGAACGCTGTGTCACAAGGCTCTGCTGGCAATGTGTCCAAGGAATTACCGCAAGTTAATAGTATGTAAACTTTTCTCTGGGTTAAGGGCAACCCCAGCAGAGGGTCTAGGGCAGTTTTAGGTCAGTGATGTAAAGTCATACCTGCCCATTAAAACTAAAGTTTTTACGATTAATTGTTCTTAATGTTTCCTCCATTTAGGAGGATTGTTTAAATATCAGTAACTTGTCCTCAGTTTTCTCTGATCTAGGATTACTAAATTGACTTTGTATTAGCACCTAAAATGTTCCATTATGAGGATtgatgctgtttgtttttttgtgagaGAAATGGAGTTGAAGTTGTCCAGTCAATTTTCTAGATAAGATATGTCCTCTGAATTTCTCAGCACTTACCTTTCTTTGTCATTAAAGTGCAAGGTAGGATTAATATAAGCCTAAGAGGCAGGTGGCCATGATAAAAGGCAGTGGACACAGGTTTAGGATCATCATTAGGAACTTGAGTGGTTTTGAGAAATGGCCAAGGTTTTTACTCTTTGCATAAAATAACACTCACTTATTTACCATTGGAGAAGGACTTCTAAGCTATTTTAAACCTTATCTGAAGTGTGTGTAACCACGATGGTGCTACACTGAAAACTCAGTAAAAATAAACTGCCATCgtgtgacctgagcaaaaacaaaaagtctgaAGAGTTACCCTAGATTTTGCTACCTGTTGCAGTACTAATCTAGATATCTATCTAGCTCAAATGTATGTTATCTTTTGTCTTGaattttgttgcttttgtatgaatagtatttggtatttttttaaaaactggtaaagAAGTATTATAGTGACTTCTTAagctagtatttaaaaaaaggttttttttaatgtttatttttgagaaagaggaagagagcaagcgggggaggggcagagagagagagggagacacagaatctgaagcaggctccaagctctgagctgtcagcacaaagcctgaccaGCCACgggatccatgacctgagccgaagtcagatgctcaaccgactgagccacctaggtgccccttaagttaatatttttaaaaattgatttttattagatttttttctctgcaaaataATTCATGTTCACAGTAAAAAATTGGGAAGCAATTAAAATGTAGATACGTtgttttgttatatattatttcagTCTTTCTTCAATCATAATTGTTCGTGTATTTGCACATAGAGTTTATAGAAAGGCAAAATCATAGTCTGTTATAAcctggcttttttcctttttttttttttttttttattttttttttcaacatttatttatttttgggacagagagagacagagcatgaatgggggaggggcagagagaaagggagacacagaatcggaagcaggctccaggctctgagccatcagcccagagcctgacgcggggctcgaactcacggaccgcgagatcgtgacctggctgaagtcggacgcctaaccgactgcgccacccaggcacccctaacctgGCTTTTTTCCACTTAATAGATAATGATCATTTTCCTGTGTCATAAAAGTAattgtgtaaaatattttaattttagtacttGAATAATACTTGAGAAATTGTGAAATCTGGGCAGGTAGTAATTTATACAATCTCCTTTGAGTAtttagtttttatccttttttctttaatattgcaTAGAACACTACATTGTATATGTCTTTGATTATTTCATCAATCTGAATTCCTTGACATGAAATAACTATGTCAAAGAAAATAGACTTTGTTAAGTCAAACTGACTTTTTAACTACTGTTACGTAAACAAACTGGGTGATGTCGCAGGTAAAGTGGCATAGTGAAAACATCTAAGACATAAAGGTGAAAGCACTTTAGCTAAGTAGATATTTCAGTGTATATCAAGAATAAAACATCATGTAAAACATGGGGACAtttcaaacaagaaagaaagaagagaaatggctAGAAGGAGTCCCTGCCCGTAAGGAGCTTTTGTAGGGTATAAGACATGCATGTTATTTGTGAGATTTAATTCAAGGCAAAGAGAAATTTCTGCAGGCTATGGGAAGCTAAGGGATGAGAAAACAGTTTTAACAGCCATAGTCTTGTTAACATATGTCGAAAGGTTGTTTTTCAGGAGAGATTCGATCAGTGGTAAATAATGGCAGTTTATGATGATAAATCGCAGATACAGAAGAAgatgcaatattttttttcttcttatttcaggaGAGAACAGTGACAGTTATCCAGTTTATCCAGTCATCCCTGCAGCATTATCTTTATCAGAGCTAACAGAAAGTTTCCATGAGCCTAGCCAAGAACTGAAGTTTTCCACGGAACAAGGAAATACCAGAAACAGAGATAATACTGCCTCTTCCCAACCAACTGGTCTTCCAAGCCTGAATAAAGAAGATGAGCCAATCAAAGGCAACAGTGGGTCTGAGGCCTGTACCagttcttttccaagattgtcCTTTGCTTCCGAAACCCCCTTAGAGAAAGAGCCCCACTCTCCAGCTGACCAGCCCGAGCAGCAGGCAGAGTCTACTCTGACATCAGCTGAAACTCggggaaacaagaaaaagaagaaacttaggAAGAAGAAAACTCTTCGGGCTGCTCATGTTCCTGAGAACAGTGACACCGAACAGGATGTATTTACTGCTAAACCTGTAAGGAAAGTAAAGACTGGAAAGTCAACCAAAGGGGGGAAAGTAACGACCTCCACCTGGGAAGACAGCAGGACTGGCCCAGAACAAGAGAGTGTCAGAGATGAGCCAGAGAGTGACTCATCTCTGGAAGTCCTAGAAATTCCTAATCCGCAGTTGGAAGTGGTGGCCATTGATTCTTCTGAATCCGGAGAAGAGAAACCAGACAGTCCATCTAAAAAGGATATTTGGAACTCCACAGAG
Proteins encoded:
- the ZNF106 gene encoding zinc finger protein 106 isoform X5; translation: MVRERKCILCHIVYTSKKEMDEHMRSMLHHRELENLKGRDSSHECRVCGVTEVGLSAYAKHISSQLHKDNVDAQEREDDGKGEEEEEDYFDKELVQLIKQRKEQSRQDEPSNSSQEINSDDRRPQWRREDRIPYQDRESYSQPTWHHRGPPQRDWKWEKDGFNNSRKNNFPHSLRNNGGPRGCSGWHKGVAGGSTTWFHNHSNSGGGWHANSGTVDWNHSGTGRNSSWHSEGTGGFSSWHLNSSNGNWKSSVRSTNSWNYSGPGDKFQPGRNRNSNCQMEDLPMLWNKKSKSNKYSQDRYSWQRQESDKVGAAATYRGPSEGFTSDTFPSEGLLDFNFEQLESKTTKQTDTIASKTGGKNSSVAREKLRRWTPYPSQKTLDLQSAMKEGAGNKAEMIDKPLFGFSLTTTGAAEPQNDGKSNSPTLKTQKETHTGLLSHKAPSDCTAPYEAVRDCPVTEKHEQELNLSKMPSLKSALLPIPVTKSVPQSPDLKNPSKNTKTNSFFPGEHSNPLNKPTVADSHGSYMTKLQSSCPRVLKGNKSTFGTQVEPDKNVSDTLQKAKEVLQCHESLQNPLLSTSKRTRNYAKASRNVEESEKGSLKIEFQVRTLEDESDGELSDTEKHGTKIGALGSAPTEILSCSTHITDEKDRDEQNLKTRRKLSTNACNSTVHQKEPELQMTSAASPHSGLLLDLKTSLEDAQVDDPVKSHVSYATEGFESASLDAELQKNDIGPSSGPLLPDLSKLGFPASLQRDLTRHISLKSKTGVHLPEPNLNSARRIRNISGHRKGETEKESGLKPTLRQILNASRRNVNWEQVIQQVTKKKQELGKGLPRFGIEMVPLVQNEQEVLDLDEEPDLSSLEGFHWEGVSLSPGLARKRSLSESSVIMDRAPSVYSFFSEEGTGKENEPQQMFSPSNALRAAQSQTTTMGLKQEVTPLALSLRTDERAENVATQRRHSVQLSSDRSIPLMHLAKDLNSQESSTPPSENQNTQESNGEGNSLSSNASSALAISSLADAATDSSCTSGAEQNDGQSVRKKRRATGDGSSPELPSLERKNKRRKIKGKKERSQVDQLLSISLREEELSKSLQCMDNNLLQARTALQTAYVEVQRLLMLKQQITMEMSALRTHRIQILQGLQGENSDSYPVYPVIPAALSLSELTESFHEPSQELKFSTEQGNTRNRDNTASSQPTGLPSLNKEDEPIKGNSGSEACTSSFPRLSFASETPLEKEPHSPADQPEQQAESTLTSAETRGNKKKKKLRKKKTLRAAHVPENSDTEQDVFTAKPVRKVKTGKSTKGGKVTTSTWEDSRTGPEQESVRDEPESDSSLEVLEIPNPQLEVVAIDSSESGEEKPDSPSKKDIWNSTEQNSLETSRSGCDEVSSTSEIGTRYKDGIPVSVAETQTVISSIKGSKNSSEISSEPGDDDEPTEGSFEGHQAAVNAIQIFGNLLYTCSADKTVRVYNLVSRKCIGVFEGHASKVNCLLVTQTSGKNAALYTGSSDHTIRCYNVKTRECVEQLQLEDRVLCLHSRWRTLYAGLANGTVVTFNIKNNKRLEIFECHGPRAVSCLATAQEGARKLLVVGSYDCTISVRDARNGLLLRTLEGHSKTILCMKVVNDLVFSGSSDQSVHAHNIHTGELVRIYKGHNHAVTVVNILGKVMVTACLDKFVRVYELQSHDRLQVYGGHKDMIMCMTIHKSMIYTGCYDGSIQAVRLNLMQNYRCWWHGCSLIFGVVDHLKQHLLTDHTNPNFQTLKCRWKNCDAFFTARKGSKQDAAGHIERHAEDDSKIDS